The following coding sequences are from one uncultured Bacteroides sp. window:
- a CDS encoding TonB-dependent receptor, producing MKIKTFLIMVLSLMSFTVYAQNGGIKGQVVSRTTRTAINNVKVTLTPGNITTKTDATGNFEVENLAKGEYSVTFESNEYEALTLSVRVNKIIKDLNKVVLVSAKVTPIIDDAIFAEFDTETLDDAQSIPSSLSASKDVFNNIASYKFSEMRFNVRGYNSQYSDVYMNGIQLNDAMTGYTPWSLWSGLNDATRNQEITSSLNMGDVGIGGIGGTTNINTRPSQMRKGLRASVVNANSMYRFRGMVTYSSGQQDNGWSYAFSLSTRQGGNSYVDGIYYNAYGYFAAVEKQINLRQRIALTLLGVPTQRGVQQASTQEAYDLVGNNYYNPNWGWQSGKRRNARVKNYHEPIAMLNYTFDINDRTQLNIASSFRFGKNGYSALTWYGGPDPRPDYYRYLPSFYQGTETGAWLDEAWRANTNNIRHINWDQLYEINRNQPNESSIYGAGHRAINMIEERHADQLDWNLYAQFSHTFKDNSQIKGGANFRRNRTQYYSEVKDLLGGDYWIDVDKFAERDMGSTKPELYQNNMDYYQENGYAHAAKKGDKYSYNYYGNVLSARGWGEYTTNLGNLGIKIGGELGHNTLWRHGIWKKGLFEDNSQGNSAKQNYLTYKVKGNFSYTFSAAHTVEANIVYMQDAPSFRSAFVSPRTRNSATPGISTEKVFGIDASYKLHIGDIKARVSGYYTKLMNQNKVLSYYNDVEATFSNFAMSGIDKRHFGLEAAASVPVYGGISINGAVSWGQYTYDSNPDYIQIQDNSGVVKNQGKVYWKNFRVESTPQTAINLGLSYRGQNNVYASVDMNYYNNMYLSMSPLYRTDAVLSQGMTADDMRELRSQEKFSSAHVLNASIGKNWYINRTYTIGFNLNVRNILNDQDIKTGGYEQVRLLKNKDANYQSYQPFDSKYFYMFGTTYYMNLYFRF from the coding sequence ATGAAAATAAAAACATTCCTAATTATGGTATTGTCTTTAATGTCCTTTACTGTGTATGCACAGAATGGAGGAATTAAAGGTCAAGTAGTTTCCCGTACTACACGCACAGCAATAAATAATGTGAAAGTGACTCTAACTCCAGGAAATATAACAACAAAGACCGATGCAACAGGAAACTTTGAAGTAGAAAATTTAGCAAAAGGAGAATATTCGGTAACTTTTGAATCTAATGAATATGAAGCGCTAACTCTATCAGTTCGCGTTAATAAAATTATTAAAGATCTTAATAAAGTTGTATTAGTTTCGGCTAAAGTAACTCCCATAATAGATGATGCTATTTTTGCAGAGTTTGATACAGAAACCCTTGATGACGCACAATCCATACCGTCTTCTCTCTCTGCATCTAAAGATGTTTTCAACAATATTGCATCCTATAAATTTAGTGAAATGCGCTTCAATGTTCGTGGTTACAATTCTCAGTATTCAGATGTCTACATGAACGGAATCCAACTTAATGATGCAATGACAGGGTATACTCCTTGGTCGTTATGGAGTGGTTTAAATGATGCCACCCGTAATCAAGAAATTACCTCTAGCTTAAATATGGGCGATGTAGGAATCGGAGGCATTGGAGGTACTACCAATATTAATACTCGACCTTCACAAATGCGCAAGGGTCTGCGTGCCAGTGTCGTCAACGCTAATTCGATGTATCGCTTTCGGGGAATGGTAACTTATTCTTCGGGTCAGCAAGATAATGGTTGGTCTTATGCCTTTTCATTATCAACACGCCAAGGCGGAAACTCTTATGTTGATGGAATTTACTATAATGCTTATGGATATTTTGCTGCAGTAGAAAAACAAATAAATCTTCGCCAACGCATTGCACTTACTCTCTTAGGAGTTCCTACTCAACGTGGCGTTCAACAAGCTTCAACACAAGAAGCATACGATTTAGTAGGTAATAACTATTATAATCCTAACTGGGGATGGCAATCAGGAAAGCGTCGTAACGCTCGCGTTAAAAATTACCATGAACCGATAGCAATGCTTAATTATACATTTGATATTAATGACCGTACTCAATTAAACATTGCTTCTTCTTTTAGATTTGGGAAAAATGGCTATTCTGCATTGACATGGTATGGTGGACCGGATCCACGTCCTGATTATTATCGCTATCTCCCAAGTTTTTACCAAGGAACAGAAACAGGAGCTTGGCTTGATGAAGCTTGGAGAGCTAACACGAATAATATTCGCCACATCAATTGGGATCAGCTATATGAGATCAATCGTAATCAACCAAATGAAAGTTCTATATATGGTGCTGGACATCGCGCAATCAATATGATTGAAGAGCGACATGCCGATCAATTAGACTGGAACCTCTATGCACAATTCTCTCACACGTTTAAAGATAATTCACAAATTAAAGGTGGTGCAAACTTCCGCCGCAACCGTACTCAATATTATAGCGAAGTAAAAGATTTGCTCGGAGGAGATTATTGGATTGATGTAGATAAATTCGCTGAACGTGACATGGGAAGTACGAAGCCCGAACTCTATCAAAACAACATGGACTACTATCAAGAGAATGGTTATGCGCATGCTGCAAAGAAAGGAGATAAATACAGTTATAACTATTACGGCAATGTGCTTTCAGCCCGTGGTTGGGGCGAGTACACCACCAATTTAGGCAACTTAGGTATAAAAATCGGTGGTGAATTAGGACATAATACTCTATGGCGTCATGGTATATGGAAAAAAGGCTTGTTTGAAGATAACTCACAAGGAAATTCTGCAAAGCAGAACTACCTTACCTATAAAGTAAAAGGAAACTTTAGCTATACATTCTCTGCTGCGCACACTGTTGAAGCGAACATTGTATACATGCAAGATGCTCCTTCGTTCCGATCAGCATTTGTTTCACCCCGTACAAGAAACTCTGCAACTCCAGGTATTTCTACTGAAAAAGTTTTTGGTATAGATGCTTCTTATAAATTACATATAGGAGATATAAAAGCACGTGTATCAGGTTACTATACAAAACTAATGAATCAAAACAAAGTGCTCTCATACTATAATGATGTAGAAGCTACTTTCTCTAACTTCGCAATGAGTGGCATTGATAAACGACATTTCGGTTTAGAAGCTGCAGCATCTGTTCCCGTTTATGGAGGAATATCAATCAATGGTGCGGTAAGTTGGGGACAATATACCTATGACTCCAATCCTGATTATATACAAATTCAAGACAACAGTGGAGTCGTTAAGAATCAAGGAAAGGTATACTGGAAAAACTTCCGTGTAGAAAGTACTCCTCAAACAGCCATTAACTTAGGTTTATCTTACAGAGGACAAAACAATGTCTACGCTTCAGTAGATATGAACTATTATAACAATATGTATCTTTCTATGAGTCCGCTCTATCGTACAGATGCTGTTTTATCACAAGGAATGACAGCAGATGACATGCGCGAACTACGTAGCCAAGAGAAGTTCAGTTCAGCTCATGTTTTGAATGCAAGCATAGGGAAAAACTGGTACATAAATAGAACTTATACAATTGGCTTTAATTTAAACGTTAGAAACATCCTTAATGACCAAGATATCAAAACAGGTGGTTATGAACAGGTTCGTCTGCTAAAAAATAAAGATGCAAACTACCAAAGTTACCAACCATTTGATTCCAAATACTTCTATATGTTTGGTACAACTTATTATATGAATCTTTATTTCCGTTTTTAA
- a CDS encoding DUF5689 domain-containing protein yields MNKILKLFALVAVVFSFSSCYNDFDSPESAKVWTKEDFADQQFISIKDFKQLFYNAYGNGASSLGKTLEITDDYVIHGKVISSDQAGNVYKSVYIYDEDSESAIELKLMVSNYVFYHPGQTIFVKTKGLVIGNYRYMLSVGQKPTATDISKGYANRNIETSVFVNQHIFPGALGSLTANDTLVVNSSNYTTKLNDAALGRLIRFEGLTYKTGTLDGDKYPQYLEVTYPGGTTTAVYTNKYFEDEGIKATYAYSHDNQKFYGSSWFSYGGSSISSGNYIVRVSGYSNFALLGLPANGSVGDLTAIYTKYSSKSGGFIKYQLLINSSNDIGFEPDKK; encoded by the coding sequence ATGAATAAAATATTAAAGTTATTTGCACTTGTAGCAGTTGTATTTAGTTTTTCTAGCTGTTACAATGACTTTGACAGTCCGGAATCTGCAAAAGTTTGGACAAAAGAGGATTTTGCCGACCAACAGTTTATTTCCATTAAAGATTTCAAGCAACTGTTTTATAATGCTTATGGCAATGGAGCTTCAAGTTTAGGTAAAACATTGGAAATTACCGATGACTATGTTATCCATGGGAAAGTTATCTCAAGTGATCAGGCAGGTAATGTTTATAAGTCAGTATATATATATGATGAAGATTCAGAATCGGCTATTGAATTAAAGTTAATGGTTAGTAACTATGTATTCTATCACCCGGGACAAACGATTTTCGTCAAAACGAAAGGTTTGGTTATCGGTAACTATCGCTACATGCTTAGTGTAGGACAAAAACCAACTGCCACTGATATTTCTAAAGGATATGCAAACAGAAACATTGAGACAAGTGTTTTTGTTAACCAACATATTTTTCCAGGAGCTTTAGGTAGCCTGACAGCTAACGATACTTTAGTGGTGAATTCAAGTAATTATACTACAAAGTTAAATGATGCCGCTTTAGGGCGTTTAATTCGATTTGAAGGATTGACCTATAAAACAGGAACATTGGACGGTGATAAGTATCCGCAATATTTAGAAGTGACTTACCCTGGAGGTACTACTACTGCAGTATATACCAACAAGTATTTTGAGGATGAAGGTATAAAAGCAACATATGCTTATAGTCATGATAACCAGAAATTTTATGGCTCTTCATGGTTTAGTTATGGAGGTTCATCCATATCATCAGGAAATTACATTGTACGCGTAAGTGGTTATTCCAATTTTGCTCTCCTAGGATTACCTGCAAATGGAAGTGTTGGAGATCTGACAGCGATTTACACTAAGTATTCATCTAAATCTGGAGGATTCATAAAATATCAGCTACTAATCAATAGCTCCAATGATATTGGATTCGAACCGGATAAGAAATAA
- a CDS encoding endonuclease/exonuclease/phosphatase family protein produces MKKFIAFVSFITILSTISIAKEKPYKVVFYNLENFFDTINDPEIHDDEFTPEGPKEWTTAKYNKKLNNIERVFFDIASIDKNYPIVIGVSEVENRGVLEDIVATPKLAPANYRIAHFDSPDARGIDVAFLYRPDVFKIEGKRPVKANVPSIPDFRTRDILTMWGTIQNEPFFFMVAHWPSRLGGKEASEFKRIAIAKQMRNIADSVMQVNPATKIIAMGDFNDDPTDQSISEGLQAKFKLKNLTPKDLYDPYADMLKAGYGTLAYNDAWNIFDNIVVSGNLAKASAGTFKLEKASGSKFYGNIFKQHYMVQKEGRYKGYPLRTYVGNNFQGGFSDHFPVYIYIGK; encoded by the coding sequence ATGAAAAAGTTTATAGCTTTCGTCTCATTTATTACAATACTGAGCACCATCAGTATTGCAAAAGAAAAGCCTTATAAGGTCGTTTTCTACAACCTAGAAAACTTCTTTGACACCATTAATGATCCTGAAATTCATGATGATGAATTTACACCTGAAGGACCTAAAGAATGGACCACAGCAAAATACAACAAGAAACTCAATAATATTGAAAGAGTTTTTTTCGATATTGCTTCTATTGATAAAAATTACCCGATTGTAATAGGTGTCTCCGAAGTAGAAAATCGAGGGGTACTAGAAGATATAGTTGCAACACCCAAATTAGCACCAGCCAATTATCGAATTGCTCATTTCGATTCTCCCGACGCTCGTGGAATAGATGTTGCCTTCCTATATCGTCCGGACGTTTTCAAAATAGAAGGGAAACGCCCAGTAAAAGCAAATGTACCTTCTATTCCTGATTTTAGAACACGTGATATTTTAACCATGTGGGGTACAATCCAAAATGAACCATTCTTCTTTATGGTTGCACATTGGCCATCTCGTTTAGGAGGCAAAGAGGCTTCTGAATTTAAACGCATTGCCATTGCTAAACAAATGCGCAACATTGCAGACTCCGTTATGCAAGTAAATCCTGCGACAAAGATTATAGCTATGGGCGATTTTAATGACGATCCTACAGATCAGAGTATCTCAGAAGGTTTACAAGCTAAATTTAAGCTAAAAAATCTGACTCCTAAAGACCTTTACGATCCTTATGCAGATATGCTTAAAGCAGGATATGGAACATTAGCTTATAATGATGCATGGAATATATTTGATAATATTGTTGTGTCAGGAAATCTAGCAAAAGCAAGTGCAGGAACTTTCAAGTTAGAAAAAGCCTCCGGCTCAAAATTCTATGGCAACATATTCAAACAACATTATATGGTACAAAAGGAAGGTCGATATAAAGGATACCCTTTACGTACTTATGTAGGCAACAATTTTCAAGGAGGTTTTAGTGATCACTTCCCTGTATATATCTATATCGGTAAATAA
- a CDS encoding TonB-dependent receptor: MRKCILSIALMFCYFLTIHAGDIKGIVWNKSKERVEFATILLKETKTGTTTDNKGRFNIKRVPTGKHTLVVSSIGYKTKEISVIISSGDETVDMSNIVLEYNTQNLSEVVVTGNASTYTTKAPSSSIRLNEPLLNIPQNVQVISSQVMADQRVLSMSDGIIRNVSGATKIEHWGDSYTRINMRGARASAFREGMNVTSSWGPLTEDMSFVDRIEFIKGPVGFMMSNGEPNGIYNVVTKKPTGQTKGEASFTFGSYDLYRATIDLDGKLDKSGKLLYRFNAMGQSTNSHRAYEFAKRYSIAPVISYQVDENTKLTAEYDYQYMESSNIGSYYVFSPDGYASLPRDFSMLEPGLPSTVVHDHSLILNLQHNFNKDWKLTAQGAYFNYNREGSSMWPSSVAANGDAVRRVTMGDAINEMKFGQIYINGKAQTGAVSHNILAGFDSGDKHAWYDWGTGFDLDSIGTYNIYNKNYVPGNPYWGYPVFDRSKSLKERANKTQVTQSYIGLYLQDELGFFNDRLRLTLAGRYTYVKDNSYGTTITEERHFSPRTALSYSLDENTSVYALYDQSFSPKMGTLRSGKKVKPVTGNNWEVGFKRNWFDNRWTTSITAYQIIRNNETASDPENTPQENYLVQVGKSKAKGVEVDLVGEVLPNLSMTANYAFTDYKITKSVSPSQPAGTRMPGYAKHNFNIWLKYNFTQAFLDGFSLSAGQSSQLDRSTWNWGNAAKNVASLPDYFRFDGAIGWTKKNLDLTLNIYNIFDRYLYSGSPYSTYYYWQSEPGRNFRLSLTYKF; the protein is encoded by the coding sequence ATGAGAAAATGTATATTGAGCATCGCATTGATGTTCTGCTATTTTTTGACGATCCATGCAGGAGATATTAAAGGTATTGTATGGAACAAGAGCAAAGAAAGAGTGGAATTTGCCACTATATTATTAAAAGAAACCAAGACCGGCACTACGACAGATAACAAAGGCCGGTTCAACATAAAGAGAGTTCCCACAGGAAAACATACACTTGTCGTATCATCCATAGGGTATAAAACGAAAGAAATCTCAGTAATCATCTCATCCGGAGATGAAACGGTAGATATGAGCAACATCGTGTTAGAGTATAACACTCAGAACCTAAGTGAGGTAGTGGTCACAGGAAATGCAAGCACTTACACCACAAAAGCACCATCAAGCTCTATCCGCCTTAACGAACCACTGCTGAACATACCACAAAACGTGCAGGTAATCAGTTCGCAAGTCATGGCAGACCAAAGAGTTCTCAGCATGAGCGATGGTATTATTCGTAATGTGAGTGGAGCGACCAAAATCGAACACTGGGGCGATTCTTATACCCGTATCAACATGAGAGGTGCTCGTGCTTCGGCTTTCCGTGAAGGAATGAATGTCACCAGTTCTTGGGGACCGCTAACCGAGGATATGAGTTTTGTTGACCGCATAGAGTTCATAAAAGGCCCTGTGGGATTCATGATGTCCAACGGAGAACCGAATGGTATCTATAATGTAGTAACGAAAAAACCTACCGGACAGACTAAAGGAGAAGCGTCCTTTACTTTTGGTAGTTACGATCTTTATCGTGCCACAATAGACCTTGACGGGAAGTTAGACAAGAGCGGAAAGCTACTCTACCGCTTTAATGCGATGGGACAAAGCACAAATTCGCACCGTGCTTACGAGTTTGCAAAGAGATACAGCATCGCGCCCGTCATCAGTTACCAGGTAGACGAAAACACCAAACTGACCGCTGAGTATGATTATCAATACATGGAATCCTCCAATATCGGTTCTTATTATGTTTTCTCACCCGATGGCTATGCCAGCTTACCAAGAGATTTCTCTATGTTGGAGCCCGGCTTACCTTCTACTGTGGTGCACGACCACTCACTTATCCTGAATCTGCAACATAATTTCAATAAAGATTGGAAACTTACCGCACAAGGAGCCTACTTCAATTATAACCGTGAAGGTAGCTCCATGTGGCCCAGTTCAGTAGCTGCCAACGGTGATGCAGTGAGAAGAGTAACCATGGGCGACGCAATCAATGAAATGAAATTCGGCCAGATATACATCAATGGTAAAGCACAGACCGGAGCTGTTTCTCACAACATACTTGCCGGATTTGATTCCGGTGATAAACATGCATGGTATGATTGGGGCACAGGTTTTGATCTCGACAGCATCGGTACGTATAATATTTACAACAAAAATTATGTTCCTGGCAATCCTTATTGGGGATATCCCGTTTTTGATCGCTCAAAGAGTTTGAAAGAACGTGCCAACAAGACACAGGTTACCCAGTCATATATCGGACTTTACCTGCAAGACGAACTCGGATTCTTCAATGATCGCTTGCGCCTGACTTTGGCAGGAAGATATACTTACGTTAAAGACAATTCCTACGGAACAACCATCACCGAGGAAAGACATTTTTCTCCACGTACTGCACTGAGCTATTCATTAGATGAAAATACTTCTGTATATGCGCTCTACGATCAGTCATTCTCTCCTAAGATGGGAACTCTCAGAAGTGGCAAGAAGGTAAAACCGGTAACTGGCAACAACTGGGAAGTAGGATTCAAACGTAATTGGTTCGACAATCGCTGGACAACCAGCATCACTGCTTATCAGATTATCAGAAATAATGAAACGGCAAGTGATCCGGAAAACACTCCGCAGGAAAACTACTTGGTACAAGTTGGTAAGTCAAAAGCTAAAGGAGTGGAAGTAGACCTTGTAGGTGAAGTACTTCCCAACTTAAGCATGACAGCAAACTACGCCTTTACGGATTACAAAATAACCAAATCAGTTAGCCCAAGCCAACCTGCAGGTACCCGTATGCCCGGATATGCCAAACATAATTTCAATATCTGGCTGAAGTACAACTTTACCCAAGCCTTCTTAGACGGATTTAGCTTGTCGGCCGGACAAAGCAGCCAATTAGACCGCAGCACATGGAATTGGGGAAATGCTGCTAAAAACGTAGCTTCCCTACCCGATTACTTCCGTTTTGATGGCGCCATAGGTTGGACCAAAAAGAATTTAGATCTTACACTGAACATTTATAACATCTTCGATCGTTATCTATACAGTGGTTCACCTTACAGCACATATTATTACTGGCAATCAGAGCCGGGACGTAATTTCAGACTGAGCCTTACTTATAAATTCTAA
- a CDS encoding DNA/RNA non-specific endonuclease produces the protein MRLIKDYSISVAKIILLATTIFYIAGCSKDDSPTELQLNEAYWKISSTVSTSEGSAAIIIKGKTGTTWNAEITNGTTWCSFSSKDFINSTSKIGTIKDGLNVLYVYYTANSTTSQRQATISVQFEGETPQVLDLNQLSKEQQNLPFTGWAEIPEYKKNSNYQYVTEYATINNKKVRNYSICYDLNEKAALWVAYPMHSAYLGSGGRTDAWAFEPSIPISYQPNCINRSYKGSYDRGHQIPSADRLATTELNTQTFYMSNMTPQLDRLNQDMWAKLEAKVRQNKCTDTLYVVTGAYFGSNPATTTDGAGNIVPIPTNYFKLLLRTKSGSTGKAIKDCADSELISIGFWVEHKSYGNIAPPRSICTSVAEIESKTGFKFFPQVSENVKQQNDPTQWGIN, from the coding sequence ATGAGATTAATAAAAGACTATAGTATCAGTGTAGCAAAAATCATTTTACTAGCAACAACTATATTCTATATAGCTGGCTGCAGTAAAGATGATAGCCCTACAGAACTTCAACTCAATGAGGCATATTGGAAAATCTCATCCACAGTTAGCACATCAGAAGGTTCAGCTGCCATTATCATAAAAGGTAAAACTGGTACTACATGGAATGCAGAAATAACTAATGGTACAACATGGTGCTCATTCAGTAGCAAAGACTTCATCAATTCAACAAGTAAAATTGGTACAATAAAAGATGGGCTTAATGTACTATATGTGTACTATACTGCTAACTCAACAACAAGTCAACGCCAAGCCACAATATCTGTTCAATTTGAAGGTGAAACCCCTCAAGTACTTGACTTGAATCAGCTATCAAAAGAACAACAGAATTTACCATTCACCGGTTGGGCAGAAATACCTGAATACAAAAAGAATAGCAATTATCAATATGTAACAGAGTATGCCACTATTAATAATAAAAAAGTTCGCAACTATTCGATTTGTTATGACCTAAATGAAAAAGCTGCATTATGGGTGGCCTATCCGATGCATTCAGCTTACCTAGGTTCAGGAGGACGTACAGATGCTTGGGCTTTTGAACCAAGTATTCCGATAAGCTATCAGCCAAACTGTATTAATAGATCTTACAAAGGCAGTTATGACCGTGGACATCAGATACCTTCTGCAGACCGCTTGGCTACCACCGAGCTCAACACGCAGACATTTTATATGTCCAACATGACTCCTCAACTTGACCGTCTTAATCAAGATATGTGGGCAAAGCTTGAAGCAAAAGTTCGCCAAAATAAATGTACTGATACATTATATGTTGTAACCGGTGCCTATTTTGGTTCTAATCCGGCTACTACTACTGATGGTGCAGGTAATATTGTTCCTATTCCCACAAACTATTTTAAACTCCTGCTAAGAACTAAAAGTGGCTCAACAGGCAAGGCTATCAAAGATTGTGCGGACAGCGAACTCATTTCTATCGGTTTTTGGGTAGAACATAAATCCTATGGCAACATAGCACCACCAAGATCAATATGTACTTCAGTTGCAGAAATTGAATCCAAAACAGGTTTCAAATTCTTCCCACAGGTATCTGAGAATGTTAAACAACAGAATGACCCTACTCAATGGGGAATAAACTAA
- a CDS encoding NigD-like protein — protein sequence MKKFYLILSCMLLMAIMPVMQSCDDDDDGYSLGNFTISMATVRVINAGTYYLQLDNNKTVWPGATSIPGYNAIDGQRVIADYTLLGDHFQEYDYVAKINSLYDVLTKGVEDLTAENEAFYGNDKVNITDMRIGGNYLNVRFRINIPANTKHRVSLVRNTTVESPQDNYIHLEYRYNDQDDVTNYIQTGYVSFNLGELGPASGYKGLKIKINSAINGEKEIVRDFPAQGQLYLQSITGGENFIEQNKIK from the coding sequence ATGAAGAAGTTCTATTTAATTTTAAGTTGCATGCTATTAATGGCTATCATGCCGGTAATGCAATCTTGTGACGATGATGACGATGGTTATTCTTTAGGAAACTTTACAATAAGTATGGCTACTGTAAGAGTGATCAACGCAGGAACTTACTATCTTCAGTTAGATAACAACAAAACAGTATGGCCTGGCGCAACTTCCATTCCTGGGTATAATGCAATCGACGGACAGCGTGTGATTGCCGACTATACTCTCCTTGGCGATCATTTTCAAGAGTATGATTATGTCGCGAAAATAAATAGCCTGTACGATGTATTGACTAAAGGTGTAGAGGACCTGACTGCTGAGAATGAAGCATTCTATGGAAATGACAAAGTGAATATCACTGATATGCGGATTGGCGGCAATTATCTCAATGTCAGATTCCGAATAAATATACCGGCTAACACCAAACATCGTGTAAGTCTGGTAAGAAATACCACAGTAGAAAGCCCTCAAGATAACTATATACACCTGGAATATCGTTATAATGACCAAGATGACGTAACAAACTATATCCAAACCGGATATGTATCCTTCAATTTAGGAGAACTGGGACCTGCATCCGGATATAAAGGATTGAAAATAAAAATCAATTCTGCGATCAACGGAGAAAAAGAAATTGTACGTGATTTCCCTGCGCAAGGCCAACTATATCTTCAATCGATAACAGGTGGGGAAAATTTCATAGAACAGAACAAAATTAAATAA
- a CDS encoding PepSY-associated TM helix domain-containing protein, protein MRKVSVRTVFRALHLWLSFPAGIVIFIVAITGAIYAFGDEIEDIFRPSLKVEANGHSFLSPQELREKINQYVFKTPADSSNIIQGISYTTYDQAAKALCRIGKEGYVLYVNPYTGALIHKEAYRSGFFYFILAGHRHLWLPPAIGKPIVGWSVVIFVFLLISGLILWFPVKFTKKAFKRGLKIKWKAPFARVNYDLHNTLGFYVAIFALLIALTGLTWSFKWFSEGYYSLISGGKPFKRWEVAKSDTTQQARFKDPSTIIWEKINQEYPIGQKGVLNFQFPRGAEGAYSISYNPMNNGSYRKREYRFFDKNTLEEVKAGGVYGIKPSEASTADKLYRMSYDIHVGSIWGLPGRILACLISLIIASLPVTGTIMWWKKKKKQRSIGLKKRTSK, encoded by the coding sequence ATGAGAAAAGTATCCGTACGTACCGTGTTTCGGGCACTGCACCTATGGCTAAGTTTTCCTGCAGGCATCGTTATTTTCATCGTAGCCATAACAGGAGCAATATATGCCTTTGGAGATGAGATAGAAGATATCTTCCGTCCCTCACTTAAGGTTGAAGCAAACGGTCATTCTTTCTTGTCTCCACAAGAGTTGCGAGAGAAGATTAACCAATACGTCTTCAAAACTCCGGCGGACAGTAGCAATATTATTCAAGGAATCAGCTACACCACTTACGATCAGGCAGCCAAAGCGCTTTGCCGAATAGGTAAAGAAGGATACGTTCTCTATGTGAATCCTTACACAGGTGCTCTGATACATAAAGAAGCATATAGAAGCGGATTTTTTTATTTCATCTTAGCGGGACACAGACATCTATGGCTTCCACCGGCTATTGGCAAGCCCATTGTAGGATGGAGTGTGGTCATCTTCGTATTCCTACTGATTAGCGGACTCATTCTGTGGTTTCCTGTTAAGTTCACCAAAAAAGCTTTCAAGAGGGGCTTAAAGATAAAATGGAAAGCTCCTTTCGCGCGTGTAAATTATGATTTGCACAACACGTTAGGTTTTTACGTAGCCATTTTCGCTTTACTCATCGCTCTCACGGGACTGACCTGGAGTTTTAAATGGTTTTCGGAAGGCTATTATAGTCTCATCAGTGGTGGTAAACCTTTTAAAAGATGGGAAGTAGCCAAATCTGATACCACACAGCAGGCTCGCTTTAAAGATCCTTCTACGATCATTTGGGAAAAGATAAACCAAGAATATCCTATTGGGCAGAAGGGAGTTCTTAACTTCCAATTCCCCAGAGGAGCCGAAGGTGCTTATTCTATCTCTTACAACCCGATGAACAATGGTAGCTATCGCAAGCGGGAATATCGCTTCTTCGACAAAAACACGCTCGAAGAGGTAAAAGCAGGCGGAGTATATGGTATTAAACCATCTGAAGCCTCAACTGCTGATAAACTTTACCGTATGAGCTACGATATACACGTTGGCTCTATATGGGGACTTCCGGGTAGAATATTAGCATGTCTGATCA
- a CDS encoding type B 50S ribosomal protein L31: MKKGIHPESYRPVVFKDMSNGDMFLTRSTCNTKETIEFEGETYPVMKIEISNTSHPFYTGKSKLVDTAGRVDKFMNRYGDRKKK; encoded by the coding sequence ATGAAAAAAGGTATTCATCCAGAATCGTATCGTCCGGTAGTATTTAAAGATATGTCAAATGGTGATATGTTCTTAACACGTTCTACCTGCAATACAAAGGAAACGATTGAGTTTGAAGGTGAAACTTATCCGGTAATGAAGATTGAAATTTCAAATACTTCTCACCCATTTTACACCGGTAAATCTAAATTGGTAGATACTGCTGGTCGCGTTGATAAGTTTATGAACCGTTACGGTGACCGTAAAAAGAAATAA